The Sphingobacteriales bacterium nucleotide sequence TAACGAGTCAAAATTGCACAATACTCGACATGCTTACCTATTCGCACAATTGCCGTCAATACCGAACAGCCCCAATAAATCAAAGAACATTTTATTATTCCTTATAATATCATACAGCAAATACTGTACTAATTATTTGCAAAGTTACTATTTATTCTAGAATAATTGCTTATATTTTGTTAAGCCTTCTTTCAAACATGTACACGCCTTCTTTAAATCGTCCGTATTTAAAACATAAGCTATTCTTACTTCATTTTTTCCTTTTCCAGCAGTAGCATAAAATCCATTTCCTGGCGCCATCATCACTGTACTATTTTCCCATCTAAAATCACTCAACATCCATTTGCAAAAATGTTCTGCATCTTCTACAGGCAGTTGTACCATACAATAAAATGCACCTTTGGGCATATGGCATTTTACACCATCTATTGCATTTAAACCTTCAAAAATTACATCTCTTCTCTTTTTATATTCTGCATTTACTTCCGTAAAATAATTTTGTTCTACATCAAACAAAGAAACTGCAGCTATTTGTTCAATACTTGGTGGACTTAATCTTTGTTGTGCAAATTTCAATACAGTTTCTAATACCTCATGATTTTTAGTTGCTACCATACCAATTCTAGCACCACATGCACTAAATCTTTTAGAAATAGAATCTACTAATATTACATTTTGTTCAATTTCACTAAAATTAAACATACTAATATGTGCTTGGTCGGTATATACAAATTCTCTATATACTTCATCACTAATAATAAATATATCGTGCTTTTGAACTAAGTTCTTTAAGCGTTCAAGTTCTTCACATGTATATGTATATCCAGTCGGATTATTAGGATTGCAAATTAATATTGCTTTTGTCTTAGGTGTTATTACTTTTTCAAACTCATCAATTGTGGGCAAAGCAAATCCATTATCAAATGAAGTTGCGATAGGTACTACTTTAATATTTCCACTTTTAGAAAAACCAATATAGTTTGCATACAAAGGTTCTTGTATTATTACTTCTTCATCTTCATCTAGAATAGATAGTAATGTAAAAAACAATGCTTCAGATGCGCCAGTTGTAATTAGAATATCTTCTACACATAAACTATTCAAACCACATCTTTCTTGAAAATACTTTGCATAGGCAATGCGCAATGCTTCATATCCATTTGATGGGCTATATTCTAATACTTTTTTATCAATCTTTTTTACAGCATCCCAAAATTGTTTTGGAGTTTCAATATCAGGTTGCCCAATATTAAGATGATAAATATGCACACCACTTTTCTTTGCATTTTCTGCATATGGTGCAAGTTTGCGTATTGGCGACGAAGGCATTAATTGCCCTTTTGTAGAAATTGATGGCATATATATACAAAAATAAAAAAACTCCATACTAAAAAGTATGGAGCACGAATTTAAACTAAAACTTAATATTTTTTTATTGTATTGAACTATTTTCCAATCATGCTTGGACTTGAACCATCCACGCCATCTGTTTGTGGCACAGCATTACCAGATACATACAACACTACACTTTCGCCACTTTTAGTAACTACAGTAATTGCTTTTCTGAATGAACCTTCTCTAGCCATATTATATTGAGCTTTTATAGTACCAGTTTTTCCAGGCATTATTGGTTCTTTAGACCATTCTGGTGTAGTACATCCACATGATGCTTTTACACTTTCTAAAATTAATGGATCTGTTCCTGTATTTGTAAATAAGAATTCATGTGTAACAGGTTTTCCTTGTGGTGCATTTCCAAAATTATGCTCAACCTCATTAAATTTAATTTTTAAGTCAGTTTGTGCATTAGCAACAAACGCTGTGAAAACAAAAACCATTAAGTACATTAACTTTCTCATAAAATATTTTTTACTAATTACTACACAAATATCGTACCAAAAAAAAAGAAAATATCAAAACCATAGACCTTATCCATTTTTTGTATATTAGAGTTAATTTTCAGATGACAAATTTTAATAAAAATATTGAAAGCGAACTAACTACTTCATTGTCATATAGTAAATTTTCTTCTGATGTATTAGAAGACTATAGAATATGCTGTTTAAGCAGAGCAATGAGCTTAATGGGCAGAAAAGAAGTGCTTACGGGGAAAGCAAAATTTGGAATTTTTGGTGATGGAAAAGAATTACCACAAGACCCACACACGGCTGGAAGGCAAATGAACAACCATTTTGCCACAAGAAATTTGGAACCTAATGGAAATTGGAAAATATTAAAAAATAAAAAAAATACAGCCGCAGATAATTCACCAACAGCATCACAAATGCCACGTGCTTTAGGTTTGGCATTAGCATCTAAAAAATACAGACAACTCAATGAATCATTAAGAGATAATATTTTTAGTAATAATGGAAATGAAATTTGCTTTGCCACAATAGGTGATGCTTCAACATCTGAAGGTTTATTTTGGGAAACTATCAATGCTGCTGGAGTACAACAAGTACCATTAGTTGTATCTATTTGGGATGATGGTTATGGTATTTCTGTATCAAAGAAATACCAGACAACAAAAGAAAGTATTAGTGATATATTAAAAGGATTTGAATTAGAAAAAAACAAAAATGGTTTTCTTATACTCAAAGCAAAAGCACATGATTATTCAAATTTAGTTGCAACATATCTAAAAGCTAGTCAAGTAGCAAGAACTAAACACATTCCAGTAATTATACATATTGAAGAAGTAACTCAACCACAAGGGCACTCAACGAGTGGTTCACATGAAAGATATAAATCATCTGATAGATTAGAATGGGAGAAAGAATTTGATTGTATATCCAAATTTAAACAATGGATCATTCAATCTAAAATTGCAACAGAACAACACCTTGATAATATTGAAAAATCTGCACATGAATATGTGCTAGAACAAAAGAAAATTGCTTGGAAAAAATTCCATCAACCTATCATAAATGAAATAAATGAAGTAGTTGGAATTATTAAAAATATTGGCTTTGAACATTCAAATAAAAAAGAAAAACTAGATGAAATAATTGATGGACTAAAAACCACATTAGATCCTGTTCGTAAAGATATTTTTGAAACCATTGCTCAAGTTTTTATTTGCCTACAAGCACAAACATCAAATGCTGTACAAAGACTAACGCAGTGGTACAATGAACATTATCTAATAAATAATGAAAGGTACAGTTCTTATCAATTTACAAATTCAAATTTAGCACCACAAAAGAAAGATAAAGTAGATATTATCTATTCAAAAGATTCAAAAATACTTAGTGGTTTTCAAGTTTTGAATGCATGCTTCAAAGCAAATTTTGAAAGAGATGCAAGTATATTAGCATTTGGCGAAGATGTTGGAAAAATAGGTGATGTCAATCAGGCATTTGCAGGTTTGCAAAGTATTTTTGGTGAAGAAAGAATATATGATGTTGGCATCAGAGAAGCAACAATCATTGGCGAAGCTATTGGATTGGCCATGCGCGGATTTAGACCAATTGCAGAAATACAATACTTAGATTATTTACTGTATGGCTTGCAATCATTAGCAGATGATGTTGCATGTCTATCATATAGAACAAAAGGTGGACAGAAAGCACCAATAATTGTGCGCACACGTGGGCATCGTTTGGAAGGAATTTGGCACACAGGTTCTCCAATGCAAATGATTTTAGGAACATTGCGTGGCATGCATGTATGCGTACCTAGAAATATGACACAAGCTGCTGGATTTTACAATTTATTGCTAAGAAGTGATGAGCCAGCATTAGTAATAGAATGTTTGAATGGTTACAGACTAAAAGAAAAAATACCAGAAAATGCTAGCGATTTTACAGTACCATTAGGCGTACCCGAAATATTAATTACAGGAAATGACATCACCATTGTAAGTTATGGTTCATGTATTAGAATTGCACAAAAAGCAATTGAAACGCTAAATGAATTAGACATTTCAGTAGAATTAATTGATGTACAAACATTATTACCATTTGATATTTATGGCGTAATTGGTGAATCTATTAAGAAAACCAATAGAGTAATTTTCTTGGATGAAGATTATCCAGGTGGTGCTACAGCATATATGCTACAAGAAGTTTTGGAAAAGCAACAAATATTTAATTTCCTAGACAGTGCGCCAATAACCATTTCTGCAAAAAATCATAGAGTACCATTTGGCACCGATGGTGATTATTTTTGTAAGCCAAATGCTGAAGATATTATCAGAGCAGTTTGCAAAATAATGTATGAAGTAAATCCGAGTAAGTATCCAATTATTTTCTAAAATAATTATCCTTCAAAATTAATAGAGAATAAAAATGTTCTATTATACAATCTTTGTATAAAACTAGAATTTGAAAATCCATCTGATTTGATATGTGTATTTAAGAATGAATTTGCCATTTTAAATTCTGGACACAAAATAAATAATGGAAAATGTATTTCTAAACCAACACCATATGTCATTGACAAATCATTTGCTTTTTGTTGTGGTACAAATGTTTTTACACGTCCACTTAATTTTGAACCAATATCATAACTGTATTTCATACCAGCCACAACATAAATTTTAAAATCTTTAATTGGATCTGATTTGAATTTTATTTCTATTGGCATATCATATACAATAGTTGGAAGTTTTATTTGCTCAGTAGTATTATTGCTATATGTGAAATTCAAATTCTTATCATTAAACAAAAAAGTAGGTACAACTCTAAGTTCAAAGTTTTTATTTATATGATAGGCAAACAAACCACCAATTTCGTAGCCTAAAGTTAATTTAGATTTTATTGCTAATATGGTATCGCTTAATGCAAAAGTTTCACTATGTCTAATTCTATAATCTGACATGCCAACACCAAGATGAATGCCAAAATGATATTTTTTGCGTTGATATTTTAAATCATTTTCATAAACATTTTTCTGAGCTACTGCGGTACTCATACAGAAAAAAAACATTGTACAAACAATGATTATTTTTTGCCAATATATATGGTACTTATTCCAAATAGTAATGGTGTGCATGAGATGTCTTTAAAACCACATTTATTTAATATTTCTACAAATTTGTTGCCAGATGGAAATTTCTCTACAGATTCTGGTAGATATGAATAAGCTCTAGAATCTTTTGATACAATTTTACCAATAAATGGAAGAATATAGAAGAAGTATAGAAAATATAAATTTTTATAATAAAATTGGTTGGAATTGAAAATTCTAAAATAAAAACTTTTTTTTCAGCTTTCAATACTCTGTGCATTTCTGTTAATCCTATTTCTAAATTTTCAAAATTACGAACACCAAATGCTACACTTACTGCATCAAAAGTGTTGTCTTTAAAATTTAAATTTTCACTATCGCCTTCTTGCAATTCAATATTTTGTATGTTTAATTTTTTTATTTTTTCTCTACCTACTTCCAACATTTTGGTAGATATGTCTACACCTATAATTTTTTCAGCTGATGTTTTGCTTTCTGCAATTGCCAAATCTGCAGTGCCTGTAGCAACATCCAAAATTAAAGTTGGATTTTCTAACTGAATTAACTTTATTAGCTTTTTTCTCCAAAGCTTATCAATTCCTAAAGAAAAAAAGTGATTTAAGAAATCGTAAGTACCAGCAACATTATTAAACATTGTAGCAACTTGATCTTTTTTTGTATCATTAGAGTTGTAAGGTGTTATTGATTTGCTCATGAATGTGCACAAAAATACAAATAATATTACATTTGTGTTTTAATTCTTATTAATAAATCTAAATATAATCCTAGAATATGATACAAAGCGCAACATACATTGGCTCTTTCAATAAAGAAAGTGAATGCCCAAAAGCAGAAATACCAGAATTTGCATTTATTGGAAGAAGTAATGTTGGAAAATCATCATTGATTAATATGGTTACAAACATGAAAGGTTTGGCAAAAACATCACAAACACCTGGAAAAACACAAAAGATAAACATATTTTTGATCGACAAAGCTTGGCATCTTGTAGATTTACCTGGTTATGGTTATGCAAAAGTATCTAAAACAATGCGTTCTGATTTTGATAAAATGATTCGTCATTTTCTTACAAAACGAGAAACGCTATATGCTGTGTTTACACTAGTTGATGCATCAATTCCACCACAAAAATTAGATTTAGAATTTATTAGCTGGCTTGGCGAAAATAGAATTCCATTTATTATTGTATTTACAAAAATTGATAAGGCAAAGTCTATTGAAATTAATAAAAACATCCAGAAATTTAATGAGATAATGATGGAAAGCTGGAATGAATTGCCAATGGAATTTAAAACTTCATCAGAAAAATTTATTGGACAAAGAGAATTGTTTAAATTTATACAAGACACACTAAAACAAGAATCATAGATATAATTTTTTGTATATTTGTAAATAAAAGTAAGACATGCTAAAGAAACTATTATTCCCACTACTTGTTTGTTTTTTCTTCAATTTAAATGCACAAAATATTGATGGTTTGTGGCGTGGTACATTTGTTATGTATTTGCACAATACCTATGAAGTAGAAATGGATTTAAAAAGATTACCATCAAATGTATTTACAGCAAAACTTAGAATTACAAATGGCTATTACAAAGGCGAATACTCAGTAAGTGGAAATATATGTGGCAACAAAAGTTTAGAAATAACTGCTATTTTCTTACTTAAAGAAAATGGTGGCTCAAACTGGGTGGATTGCTTGAATGGCACTTTAGACTTGAGTGATAATGAAACTGTGCTATCTTTTGTTGATACTTGGAAAGAGCAATCAAAAGCTGATGATAATTTTACAAGTTGTAAGGTAAAGTTCTTTCAAAGTGATATGTTTCAATGCTTAAGGTCTGCATATTTGTATAAAGCAAATTATGAACAAATGGTAAATGCATTTGATAATTTATGGACAAAATATGAAAAACTTGAAAAAGAAAAATCTCCAAAAGTTGTAGAAACATATATTGTAGAAAAGAATGAAGAGAAGATGCCTGTTATTGAAAATGCAGATCCATTGAAAGAAAGGGAAGTAGTTGTAAAAAATGAAGTTTATGTATCTAGTAGAAATATAATTATTGAATATTGGGATAAGTACAATTTTGATTACGATTCAATTAGCTTATACCTAAATAACAAACCAGTTTTAGAAAATGCTTTACTAACCAAAACAAAACAAACAATTTCTATACAAGTTGAAAATGGAACAAACTATTTAGTATTACATGCATTAAATCTTGGAGTAGAGCCACCAAATACAGCATCAATTACCATAAAAGATGGAAAGAAAATACAAAATGTAATGTTGTATTCTGACTTAGCAAAAAGTGGTGCATTAAAAATAATACTCAAGGAATAGCTACACAACAATAAATTATTGTAAAAATACAAATATCGCTTTTCCATTTAGAAATAAATTCATATCTTTGCGTACCAAAATATACAAAAATGAAAAAAGACATACATCCACAAACTTATAGAACTGTAGTATTTAAAGATTTTTCGTGCGATTATACATTCTTAGGCAAATCATGTGCAGCTACAAAAGACACTTTTACATGGGAAGATGGTAATGAATATCCATTAGTGAAATTAGAGATTTCTAATATGTCGCATCCATACTATACTGGAAAAGCAAAATTCGTAGATACTGCTGGTCGTATCGACAAATTCAACAAAAAATACGCAAAGAAAAACTAGTATTTATTGTATTAAATTATACATAGCCTCTAATTTATTAGAGGCTTTTTTTATTTTTGTAATATGCATCATCAAAATATAGTCTTATTTGACACTTTTAATAATTGGCAAAATTTACTTCCACTCACAGCAACACGCGCTATTGCAGATATAAAAGTTGGCATATTGACCATTAAAGAAAAATGGCAAAAACTAATTTCTACAAATGATATTAGTATTTTATCTATAGATTATCTGGATGAAAAATACAAATACAAAGCTAATGCAAATGCTGCCATTTTTATCAATTCGAGCTTACTACCAAATATACAATTGTGGTCAGCCATTGAAAAGCTAAATTCTAATGAAGCATTGGTTGCAAACAATCAAATCATTGCATTTATTAATACTTCAGAAATAAACAACATAAATGATATAGAAAAACATGTAAATGAGTTTACTAAAATTATTTATTCAGAAAACACATGTTCTATAAATTATCCATGGAATATTTTTAAAAACAATGGGCAAGAAATTAGAAATGACATCAAATTGATGCAACTAAAACCAAATCCTGATGCATTATCTAAAACTAATATTTTATTAGGTAATGATGTGTATATTATGGAAAATGTAATATGTGAAGCATCAACATTAAATACAAAAGATGGACCAATATTTTTAGATAATCATTCGGAAATTATGGAAGGATGTACAATTAGAGCACCATTTGCACTTGGCGAACATAGTACACTAAAAATGCAAGCAAAAATTTATGGTGACACAAGTATTGGGCAACATTGTAAAATTGGTGGAGAAGTATCTAATAGTGTAATCTTTGGTTATTCCAACAAAGCACATGATGGTTTTCTGGGCAATGCAGTAATAGGTGAGTGGTGCAATCTTGGTGCAGACACCAACAATTCAAATCTTAAAAACAATTATAGTTCCATAAAAGTTTGGAATTATAGTAACGAAGACTACATCGAATCTAATCTTCAGTTTTCTGGATTGATTATGGGCGACCATGCGAAAGCGACTATCAACACACAATTTAATACAGGCACTGTAGTTGGTGTTTGCGCAAATATTTTTGATGCTGGCTTTTCAGCTAAATTTATTCCAGACTTTAGTTGGGGCAGAAATGCTACATTCTCATTAGGTACAGCATTTGAAGTTGCTCAAAGAGTAATGGAACGCAGAAGCATACAACTTACTGAAATTGATAAAAAGATACTTAGTGAAATATTCTATAGAACAGCAAAATTTAGAAAAAATTAAAATGGCAAACCTAAGTAAGAAAATAAATAAACACCTTTGAATGGTCTTTTTTCTCCAAATATAAATGTTTGTACACTTGCACCTAAAATAATTTTATTCTTCACAAAATTTTCTATACTAATTGCAATTGGTTGTGCATATTTGAATACTTTTTGCTCTCTAATTCTCACAGGAACTTTACTACCATCTAATGCTATTAAATCATCAGCTAATGTAAGTATTTGTTCATTTTTGATAGTAAAACCTGGACCAGTACTTATAAAAATTTTATTTGTTTTTTTACTAAAAACAGTAAATGATGCAGTGGCAGCAATAAAATGATTTTGTTGATTCAATTTAAAATCTTCATCTAAAAAAGAAGCTTTGTAATCTATATCTTTATTTTTATAATAATACATATAGTAATGCAAATTCACTGCAAACTTTTTGTTGATATGGTAAGATAATTCTGTACCCAAACCATTGCCTAATGATATTTTTTTATACCCAACTTCGTAATCACTTGTTTGTTTGAAATAGTTTAAACTATTGGCGGCTCCAGCTCTAAATGTAAATTTATATTCTTTTGTGGTTTCTGTTTTTGGTGCTTCTTCTTGTGCTATAATATTTTGTAATATAGAAAATAATACAATTAGTGTTAAGATTTTTTTCATTCTTTTATTTGTTATTTTTAGTGTTTAGTAAATTTGTGTGTATCAATTCTTTTTTCATTTTCTATAGACATAATATAATTACCTTTTTCAAGCATAGAAATATCTACAGTAATATTTTTTTGCAATCCAGATATTGTTTGTTGCAACATAGTTTTCCCATTAATATCAAGTATTTTATATTGTGCATTAAATATACCATTTTCCAATTGAATATTTATAAAATCAGTGCTTGGATTGGGATAAATATTATTTATTAATTTGAAATTATTTTGTTTGATGCTTGTTGTAATACTTTCTTCTAAATACACATCAACGAGCTGAATATAAGCGTCTTCAAAATCTTTGTTTGCAGGAATGACACGCAGTGGTGCAATATTATACCATTTATTCATAGTTTTTAGCGGAAAATTGTAATACATATGTATATGTCCAGAAAGCCATAAAGCTAAATGTTCACTGTGTGGCGCAAGCATTTTAGTTAATTTATCAAACTCATCATATTCAAAAACAAATCCTGAAAGCACAAACAATATATTATCTATTGGTGGATGATGTGATATAACACATATATTCTCATTTCCTTTTTTTGGATTGTTTGCCAATGATGCTTGCAGCCATCTAAATGTACCACCATCATAATCATATAATTGTGCTTCTGGTCCAATGCCTGGCTCTTCTTTTTTTACATGGTACCTTGGATTAAAATCTAATGCATAAAATAAAAAATCATCATACTCAAAATAAAAATTTTGGAAATAATGTGTTCTTTCTGTTTCTGGATTATACGTTTGGGTCAACCTTGTACCATCATCCCAATTAGAAAAAAACATTTTATTTCTTTCAAACACATCAGCAAAAATTACATTCATCAACGAATCAGCAGTTGCATAAGTTTCTTCTTCATTATATTTTACATATTGCCACACATCATGGTTTCCAATCATTGGCACATACGGAATTTCTAAAACACTCATTATTTGTTTAAATTTCATAAACTCTGAGTATTGAGCTTTGGCAGTTAAATCACCCGATACAATTACAAATTTTATATTTTTAGCTTCATGGTTTTCATTGAGCCATTTCACAGCATTTTGCAAAGCTACTGTTGGTTCGCTACTATCTATTTCAGGAAATGTATCATTTACATAACCATAAGTTCCATAATCGCGATATCCTTCTCCAATATGTACATCAGTAATTTGCGCAAAAGTAAATCTATAATTGGCATTTGAGTTTTGTTTATTAAGTTCTAGGACTGGCTTTGTATTTATAGTTTGTCCACTAACCTTATGGATAACAAATAAAAGCATCATAAATAATACAAACTTTATAAACTCTTTAGTTAGAACCATTACATCCATTGCAAAAAAATATGAACAAATATATAGTTAAATTTTCTAAAATGAGTATCAGATTATAGAATTCGTTTATTACATTTGTTAAAAATATTTTTTAATGAACATACTTAATTTTATTCTACAAGTTTCATCTATTATTTCAGATTCATCAACAGTAGGTAGTATTCCTGCAACACCACAAGAAAGCATATCAATTTTTGGATTGCTTACCAAAGGTGGAATTGTAATGATACCATTACTAATACTATCTGTTATTGCTATTGGTTTTATAATAGAACGATACCTATACATCAGCAAGCGATCTAAAATAGATAGTAATTTAGTAAATAATGTACTAGACAAACTTTATTCTGGAAATGTACAAAATGCTGAAACACTTTGTATTCAAAGCAATTCTGCAATAGGCGAAGTATTAAGAGCAGGAATTTCTCAATTAGGCAAACCAATTGACCATATTGAAAAAGCATTAGAAACACAATCTAATATAGAATTGATGGAAATGGAAAAACATACAGGCTATATTAGTTTAATTTCAGGTATAGCACTACGTTTAGGTTTCGTAGGTACAATATTAGGTGTAATCAAAATATTCTATAACATCTCATTATCATCAGATATTTCCATTGGTACTATTTCAAGTGGTTTATATGAAAAGATGATTACATCTGGAACTGGATTAATTATTGGTATTATCGCATTCATGGGCTACAATTTCTTGTATACCAAAATAGATAGCTACAGTTTAAAATTACAGAAAGCTGTGTTTGAATTTACAAAAGGCATTAAAAAACCAAATAAATAATCATACTATGCAATTAAAAAGACGAAGAGCATTCCATGATGAAGACGCCATGTCTGCCATGAATGACATCATGTTTTTTTTGATGTTATTTTTCTTGATTATTTCTACAATGGCTAATCAAAACATCATTAAGTTGTTATTGCCAAAAGCAGAAACTACTGAACAATTAGCAAAGCAACCAATTACACTTTCTGTAACAGATGAATTAAAATACTACATCAACAATACAGAAGTATCTATAATGGATTTAGAGTCTGCACTTCACAGTTCTGTTGAAAACAATGCAGACAATACAGTAGTACTTAGAGTAGCTAAAAATCTATCCGTACAAGATTTGGTAGATGTGATGCAAATAGGTGCTAGACTAAAATTAAAAATGGTGCTCAGCACAGATAAATAATACAATATGAAAAAAAATACAGACTTAGCTTTGCTTATTATTAGACTTACAGTAAGTTTATTAATGCTAACACATGGAATAGCAAAATTGCAACATGGTGTAGATATGATAGGACAAATGCTTACAAGCAAAGGCTTACCAAGTTTTATAGCATATGGTGTAATTGTAGGTGAAGTACTTGCACCAATCTTAATCATTGTTGGCTTTAGAACAAGAATTGCAGCAGGCATATTGTTATTCAATATGATTGTTGCCATAGCAATGGCGCATAGTGGCGATTTATTCAAATTCACAGAACATGGCTCATTAGCATTAGAAATACATTGGTTCTATGTATTTTCTAGCTTAGCATTAATGATTTCTGGTGCAGGCAAATATGCATTATCTACAAGAAACAAATGGGATTAGAACAAAAAATTTGCATAATAACTGGTGCAACTGATGGAATTGGTAAGGAAACTGCTTGCCAATTAGCAAAATTAAATTATGATATATACATTATTGCTAGAAATGAACAAAAATGTATAACCACTATTGGTGAATTAAAATCAATCAACAACAAAAATAAATACGGATATTTTATTGCAGATTTTGAGCATTTAGATGAAGTAAAGAATGTTGCATTAAAAATAAAAAATGAATTACCAATCATAGATGTTTTAATAAATAATGCTGGTGCTGTTTTTGCAAAAAGAGAATTGACTAAAGATGGATTTGAAAAAACTTTTGTTGTCAATCATTTAGCACCATTCTTACTAACTAATATTTTAATAGAAAACATTAAACAAGCTAAACAAGGAAGAATTGTAAATGTAGCATCTGATTCACATTATCCTGGAAAATTAGATTTTGATGATTTACATTACAATAAAAATTATTTTATTTTAAAAGCCTACGAACGTTCAAAATTAGCCAATGTATTATTTAGTAATTATTTGGCGAAAGAACTATCTACAACAAATGTAACAGTAAATAGTTTGCATCCAGGTAGAGTAAAGTCAGATATTGGAAGCAAAAACACCAACAACTTTTTTTCATTTGCATGGAAAGTTATTGATACACTTACTGGAATTCCAACTGCTGATGGCGCAAAAACATCAGTATTTTTAGCAAGTTCAGCTGCTGTAGAAAATATTTCTGGAAAATATTTTGACAAATGTGTTGCCAAGAAACCATCTTCATTAGCTCAAAATGAAGCACTTGCAGAAAAACTTTGGAATATAAGTAAGCAAATGCTTGTTGCTTATCTTTAGTTAATATCTTTTTTCTTATTTTTACACAAATGAACGAAGTAGCACACATTATAGAATGTCCAAGAGATGCCATGCAAGGTATCAAAACATTTATTCCTACAACTAAAAAAATAGAATACTTAAATGCATTACTTAAAGTTGGACTCCATACTTTAGATTGTGGTAGTTTTGTATCCAACAAATCTATACCACAAATGGCAGATACATTTGCTGTTATTCCACAATTAGATTTATCTGACACCAATACCAGACTTTCAGTAATTATTGGCAATACACGTGGTGCTGAAGAAGCTTGCCAATTTGATGAAATTACATATTTAGGTTACCCATTTTCAATATCTGAAACATTTCAATTAAGAAATACAAATTGTACTTTAGAAGAATCATT carries:
- a CDS encoding metallophosphoesterase yields the protein MVLTKEFIKFVLFMMLLFVIHKVSGQTINTKPVLELNKQNSNANYRFTFAQITDVHIGEGYRDYGTYGYVNDTFPEIDSSEPTVALQNAVKWLNENHEAKNIKFVIVSGDLTAKAQYSEFMKFKQIMSVLEIPYVPMIGNHDVWQYVKYNEEETYATADSLMNVIFADVFERNKMFFSNWDDGTRLTQTYNPETERTHYFQNFYFEYDDFLFYALDFNPRYHVKKEEPGIGPEAQLYDYDGGTFRWLQASLANNPKKGNENICVISHHPPIDNILFVLSGFVFEYDEFDKLTKMLAPHSEHLALWLSGHIHMYYNFPLKTMNKWYNIAPLRVIPANKDFEDAYIQLVDVYLEESITTSIKQNNFKLINNIYPNPSTDFINIQLENGIFNAQYKILDINGKTMLQQTISGLQKNITVDISMLEKGNYIMSIENEKRIDTHKFTKH
- a CDS encoding DoxX family protein; amino-acid sequence: MKKNTDLALLIIRLTVSLLMLTHGIAKLQHGVDMIGQMLTSKGLPSFIAYGVIVGEVLAPILIIVGFRTRIAAGILLFNMIVAIAMAHSGDLFKFTEHGSLALEIHWFYVFSSLALMISGAGKYALSTRNKWD
- a CDS encoding biopolymer transporter ExbD, translated to MQLKRRRAFHDEDAMSAMNDIMFFLMLFFLIISTMANQNIIKLLLPKAETTEQLAKQPITLSVTDELKYYINNTEVSIMDLESALHSSVENNADNTVVLRVAKNLSVQDLVDVMQIGARLKLKMVLSTDK
- a CDS encoding SDR family oxidoreductase, with the protein product MGLEQKICIITGATDGIGKETACQLAKLNYDIYIIARNEQKCITTIGELKSINNKNKYGYFIADFEHLDEVKNVALKIKNELPIIDVLINNAGAVFAKRELTKDGFEKTFVVNHLAPFLLTNILIENIKQAKQGRIVNVASDSHYPGKLDFDDLHYNKNYFILKAYERSKLANVLFSNYLAKELSTTNVTVNSLHPGRVKSDIGSKNTNNFFSFAWKVIDTLTGIPTADGAKTSVFLASSAAVENISGKYFDKCVAKKPSSLAQNEALAEKLWNISKQMLVAYL
- a CDS encoding glucose-1-phosphate thymidylyltransferase, whose amino-acid sequence is MHHQNIVLFDTFNNWQNLLPLTATRAIADIKVGILTIKEKWQKLISTNDISILSIDYLDEKYKYKANANAAIFINSSLLPNIQLWSAIEKLNSNEALVANNQIIAFINTSEINNINDIEKHVNEFTKIIYSENTCSINYPWNIFKNNGQEIRNDIKLMQLKPNPDALSKTNILLGNDVYIMENVICEASTLNTKDGPIFLDNHSEIMEGCTIRAPFALGEHSTLKMQAKIYGDTSIGQHCKIGGEVSNSVIFGYSNKAHDGFLGNAVIGEWCNLGADTNNSNLKNNYSSIKVWNYSNEDYIESNLQFSGLIMGDHAKATINTQFNTGTVVGVCANIFDAGFSAKFIPDFSWGRNATFSLGTAFEVAQRVMERRSIQLTEIDKKILSEIFYRTAKFRKN
- a CDS encoding MotA/TolQ/ExbB proton channel family protein, whose product is MNILNFILQVSSIISDSSTVGSIPATPQESISIFGLLTKGGIVMIPLLILSVIAIGFIIERYLYISKRSKIDSNLVNNVLDKLYSGNVQNAETLCIQSNSAIGEVLRAGISQLGKPIDHIEKALETQSNIELMEMEKHTGYISLISGIALRLGFVGTILGVIKIFYNISLSSDISIGTISSGLYEKMITSGTGLIIGIIAFMGYNFLYTKIDSYSLKLQKAVFEFTKGIKKPNK